One part of the Phycisphaeraceae bacterium genome encodes these proteins:
- the map gene encoding type I methionyl aminopeptidase: protein MAKCPTAQEVEAAFAAAQCVVETHRRLVGFLRVGQRLPEIDQFVATTLADLGARSCFLGYRVPKSPAFPSHACLSVNECIVHGTAGYYEKPMGVGDVLKIDIGVVKAGWIGDAAWTYAFKEYPSEQARRLMASGRESLRAGVAELRPGNTLLHWARAVQAVVEKQYGFHLVRGLGGHGYGRRLHESPFVSNVVSTYAGEWPDSSRACEPGMLLAVEPMIAIGTSQINQPSREWPIYTADRSLAVHYEHDVLITNTGPRVLTEGLDDLPDLVG from the coding sequence ATGGCGAAGTGTCCGACGGCCCAGGAAGTTGAGGCGGCGTTTGCCGCGGCCCAGTGCGTTGTCGAGACGCACCGCCGGTTGGTTGGGTTTCTGCGGGTTGGCCAGCGGCTGCCGGAGATCGACCAGTTTGTAGCGACGACGCTCGCGGACCTTGGGGCTCGGTCGTGCTTCCTGGGGTACCGGGTGCCCAAGTCGCCGGCGTTTCCGTCGCACGCCTGCCTGAGCGTGAATGAGTGCATCGTCCACGGCACGGCGGGCTACTACGAGAAGCCGATGGGGGTGGGGGACGTGCTCAAGATCGACATCGGGGTGGTCAAGGCTGGGTGGATCGGCGACGCGGCGTGGACCTATGCGTTCAAGGAGTACCCGTCGGAGCAGGCCCGGCGGCTGATGGCGTCCGGGCGGGAATCGCTCCGGGCGGGGGTTGCCGAGCTTCGTCCGGGGAACACGCTGCTGCACTGGGCGAGGGCGGTGCAGGCGGTGGTGGAGAAGCAGTACGGGTTTCACCTCGTCCGCGGGCTAGGGGGGCATGGCTACGGGCGGCGGCTCCACGAATCGCCGTTTGTGAGCAACGTGGTCTCGACGTATGCGGGGGAGTGGCCCGATTCGTCGCGGGCGTGCGAGCCGGGGATGTTGCTGGCGGTGGAGCCGATGATCGCGATCGGCACATCGCAGATCAACCAGCCTTCGCGGGAATGGCCGATCTATACCGCGGACAGGTCCTTGGCGGTTCACTACGAGCACGATGTGTTGATTACGAACACGGGCCCGCGCGTGCTGACGGAGGGGCTCGACGACCTGCCGGACCTCGTCGGGTAA
- a CDS encoding NERD domain-containing protein, with the protein MIRKPFDQHEPRSTDILNHAGWTAEKDLAHFLAREYHTAVDIYVFNGLRVPDRAGGFTQIDHLILYRHGIAIIESKSVSGKLTVDRLGQWQRTWRSNPGKPENIADPLAQADRQARSLRVLLDTAEPPLMSKTLGLLQTRFGAFPILTFVAISTNGRFAGHTKPYETSVLKADQITKRINEQIATHLRGSGFKGMLRAGIGDEATDFTLSDAELSRIADYLMKQHTPPATSTRAPSQPTPAASIRIDRLEALSCAKCRSINVQVEYRRDYCLKCADCGKYSPLAYTCPLCGKHAKIRKRGAEFYRDCDRPDGCRQHTVFVRTS; encoded by the coding sequence ATGATCCGGAAACCCTTCGACCAGCACGAACCCAGGTCCACCGACATTCTCAACCACGCCGGCTGGACAGCGGAGAAAGATCTCGCCCACTTCCTCGCCCGTGAGTACCACACCGCCGTCGACATCTACGTCTTCAATGGCCTGCGTGTCCCCGACCGCGCGGGCGGCTTCACCCAGATCGACCACCTCATCCTCTACCGCCACGGCATCGCCATCATCGAGTCCAAGAGCGTCTCCGGCAAACTCACCGTCGACCGCCTCGGCCAGTGGCAGCGCACGTGGCGATCCAACCCGGGCAAGCCCGAGAACATCGCCGATCCCCTCGCACAGGCAGACCGCCAGGCCCGCTCGCTCCGAGTCCTCTTGGACACGGCAGAGCCGCCACTCATGAGCAAGACGCTCGGCCTGCTGCAGACGAGATTCGGCGCGTTCCCCATCCTCACCTTCGTCGCCATCAGCACCAACGGCCGATTCGCAGGCCACACCAAGCCCTACGAGACAAGCGTCCTCAAGGCCGACCAGATCACCAAGCGAATCAACGAGCAGATCGCAACCCACCTCCGCGGCAGCGGCTTCAAGGGCATGCTCCGCGCAGGGATTGGCGACGAGGCCACGGACTTCACCCTCTCTGATGCGGAACTCTCCCGCATCGCCGACTACCTGATGAAACAGCACACCCCGCCAGCGACCTCCACCCGCGCCCCGTCCCAGCCCACTCCCGCCGCGTCAATCCGCATCGACCGCCTCGAAGCCCTCTCCTGCGCGAAGTGCCGCAGCATCAACGTCCAGGTGGAATACAGACGCGACTACTGCCTCAAGTGCGCCGACTGCGGCAAGTACTCTCCGCTCGCCTACACCTGCCCCCTCTGCGGCAAGCACGCCAAGATCCGCAAGAGAGGTGCCGAGTTCTACCGCGACTGCGACCGCCCCGACGGCTGCCGCCAGCACACCGTCTTTGTGCGGACAAGCTAA
- the apaG gene encoding Co2+/Mg2+ efflux protein ApaG, whose protein sequence is MPQRSSPLARSPDSTRLGSDTTTRGIRITVTPRFLPEQSGEGESWQGRRWVFAYDIRITNDGAIRAKLLSRHWLIVDSDGERHEVRGEGVVGHQPDLAPGEFFEYTSSCPLGTPWGTMEGEYQFEDAHGEKFDAIVGRFFLVSPPDA, encoded by the coding sequence ATGCCCCAACGATCCTCCCCACTCGCCAGATCCCCCGACTCCACCCGTCTGGGCTCGGACACCACCACGCGCGGCATCCGCATCACCGTTACCCCTCGATTCCTCCCCGAACAGTCCGGTGAAGGCGAATCTTGGCAGGGCCGCCGCTGGGTCTTCGCCTACGACATCCGCATCACCAACGACGGCGCCATCCGCGCCAAACTCCTTTCCCGCCATTGGCTTATCGTCGACTCCGACGGCGAACGCCACGAGGTCCGCGGCGAAGGTGTCGTCGGCCACCAGCCCGACCTCGCCCCCGGCGAGTTCTTCGAGTACACCAGTTCCTGCCCCCTGGGAACCCCCTGGGGAACCATGGAAGGTGAGTACCAGTTCGAGGACGCCCACGGCGAAAAATTCGACGCCATCGTCGGCCGTTTCTTCCTGGTCTCACCTCCCGACGCCTGA
- a CDS encoding DUF72 domain-containing protein, with translation MNFYVGTSGFAYKEWKGSFYPEDLPAKAMLRFYGERFRAVEINNSFYRMPTVSVLESWAAEVPPGFRFVLKAPQRITHFQRLKGSEETVTDLFKVAAVLGDRLGPVLFQLPPNMKKDVPRLRDFLALLPRGRQTAVEFRHASWFDDEVLGLLREHNTALCLAEAEDGVEPPFVSTSGFGYLRLRRPDYGPKELKAWLARVQGTDWSDVFVFFKHEDEGTGPKLAAKLLDLAGEGGAAKKTTRRRV, from the coding sequence ATGAACTTCTACGTCGGCACCAGCGGGTTCGCGTACAAGGAATGGAAGGGCTCGTTCTATCCCGAGGACCTGCCGGCCAAGGCGATGCTGCGCTTCTACGGCGAGCGATTCCGCGCCGTCGAGATCAACAACTCGTTCTACCGGATGCCGACAGTGTCGGTGCTCGAATCGTGGGCCGCGGAGGTGCCGCCCGGGTTTCGGTTTGTGCTGAAGGCTCCGCAGCGGATCACGCACTTCCAGCGGCTCAAGGGGTCCGAGGAAACGGTGACAGATCTGTTCAAGGTCGCCGCGGTGCTGGGCGATCGGTTGGGCCCGGTGCTGTTCCAGTTGCCGCCAAATATGAAAAAGGATGTGCCTCGTCTGCGGGACTTCCTGGCGCTGCTGCCGCGGGGTCGGCAAACGGCCGTCGAGTTCCGCCATGCCTCGTGGTTTGATGACGAGGTGCTCGGGCTGCTGCGCGAGCACAACACGGCGTTGTGCCTGGCGGAGGCCGAGGACGGCGTGGAGCCGCCCTTCGTGTCGACGTCGGGATTCGGCTACCTGCGGCTGCGGCGGCCGGATTACGGCCCGAAGGAACTCAAGGCTTGGCTCGCGAGGGTGCAGGGAACGGATTGGAGCGATGTGTTCGTGTTCTTCAAGCACGAGGATGAGGGAACGGGGCCGAAACTGGCGGCGAAGCTCCTGGACTTGGCGGGGGAGGGTGGGGCGGCGAAGAAAACGACGCGGCGAAGGGTGTAG
- a CDS encoding glutamine synthetase III encodes MNGSRPGVAHHAARSEAVAAATNWTQRQRDDGYAGSANPGSARRLDSVFGSDVFSERVMRQRLPKDVFKRLMQTLQRGTTLDPEIADIVAAAMKDWAIEQGATHYTHWFQPLTGLTAEKHDSLMVPDGHGGMLFEFSGSALVQGEPDASSFPSGGLRATFEARGYTAWDATSPAFLTRGENNVTLCIPTAFVSWNGEALDKKTPLLRSMQALSEQAMRILRIFGTDSGVSRIITTLGPEQEYFLVDRNLYFARPDLSTCDRTLFGARPPKGQQMEDHYFGSIPPRVLAFMTEVERELYRMGVPVKTRHNEVAPGQYEIAPLFETTNIACDHQMVLMETIRRVAPRYGLQAIMHEKPFAGINGSGKHNNWSMSTDTGVNLLDPRDDAHTNMQFLVCLCAVIRAVDLHADLLRASIASAANDHRLGANEAPPAIISIFLGDMLSDIIDQLESGHAKRTLKGGALDLGARTLPQIPRDSGDRNRTSPFAFTGNKFEFRAVGSSATSAWPNTVLNTIVCESLDAIATMLEKAVGKDRNPAKLQAAVRTVLQKIIKQHKRVLFNGDNYSEQWHAEAAARGLPNLRDTVEALPVLGSKKSIDLFKKYKVLTRPELESRVHIIAEKFVKEVTIEAETMVSMARTMILPASLQHLGSLAETVAATETAGVDCSSLRESLEEFAANIDRLRTASHDLEQTLDHNGNGDAMAHARHVKAKIRPAMAELRLAADELERLVPANLWPMPTYRDLLFIK; translated from the coding sequence ATGAACGGAAGCCGTCCAGGCGTTGCTCATCATGCTGCGCGTTCTGAGGCCGTCGCCGCTGCGACGAACTGGACGCAGCGGCAGCGTGATGACGGGTACGCCGGCTCCGCCAACCCCGGCTCCGCCCGCCGGCTGGATTCCGTGTTCGGCTCGGACGTCTTCTCCGAGCGCGTCATGCGCCAGCGGCTCCCCAAGGACGTCTTCAAGCGCCTGATGCAGACGCTCCAGAGGGGCACCACGCTCGACCCGGAGATCGCCGACATCGTCGCCGCCGCGATGAAGGACTGGGCCATCGAGCAGGGCGCTACCCACTACACCCACTGGTTCCAGCCCCTCACCGGTCTCACCGCCGAGAAGCACGACTCGCTCATGGTCCCCGACGGCCACGGCGGCATGCTCTTCGAGTTCTCCGGCTCCGCCCTCGTCCAGGGCGAGCCGGACGCCTCGTCCTTCCCCTCCGGCGGCCTGCGCGCCACCTTCGAGGCCCGCGGCTACACCGCCTGGGACGCCACCAGCCCCGCGTTCCTGACCCGCGGCGAGAACAACGTCACCCTCTGCATCCCCACCGCCTTCGTCTCCTGGAACGGCGAGGCCCTCGACAAGAAGACCCCACTCCTCCGATCGATGCAGGCCCTCTCCGAACAGGCCATGCGGATCCTCCGCATCTTCGGCACCGACTCCGGCGTCTCCCGGATCATCACCACCCTCGGCCCCGAGCAGGAGTACTTCCTCGTCGACCGCAACCTCTACTTCGCCCGGCCCGACCTCTCGACGTGCGACCGCACGCTCTTCGGCGCCCGCCCCCCCAAGGGCCAGCAGATGGAGGACCACTACTTCGGGTCGATCCCGCCGCGCGTCCTCGCGTTCATGACCGAGGTCGAGCGCGAGCTCTACCGAATGGGGGTCCCCGTCAAGACCCGCCACAACGAGGTCGCCCCCGGCCAGTACGAGATCGCCCCGCTCTTCGAGACGACCAACATCGCCTGCGACCACCAGATGGTTCTGATGGAGACCATCCGCCGCGTCGCGCCCCGCTACGGCCTGCAGGCGATCATGCACGAAAAGCCCTTCGCCGGTATCAACGGCTCGGGCAAGCACAACAACTGGTCGATGTCGACCGACACCGGCGTCAACCTCCTCGATCCGCGCGACGACGCCCACACCAACATGCAGTTCCTCGTCTGCCTCTGCGCGGTCATCCGCGCCGTGGACCTCCACGCCGACCTGCTGCGCGCGTCGATCGCGTCCGCCGCCAACGACCACCGCCTGGGGGCCAACGAGGCGCCCCCCGCCATCATTTCCATCTTCCTCGGCGACATGCTCAGCGACATCATCGACCAGCTCGAATCGGGCCACGCCAAGCGCACCCTTAAGGGCGGCGCTCTGGACCTCGGCGCCCGCACCCTCCCCCAGATCCCGCGCGATTCCGGCGACCGCAACCGGACGAGCCCCTTCGCGTTCACCGGTAACAAGTTCGAGTTCCGCGCCGTCGGCTCCTCGGCGACCAGCGCCTGGCCCAACACGGTGCTCAACACCATCGTCTGCGAGAGCCTCGACGCGATCGCGACCATGCTCGAGAAGGCCGTCGGCAAGGACCGCAACCCCGCGAAACTCCAGGCCGCCGTCCGCACCGTGCTCCAGAAGATCATCAAGCAGCACAAGCGAGTCCTGTTCAACGGCGATAACTACTCCGAACAGTGGCACGCCGAGGCCGCCGCCCGCGGCCTGCCCAACCTCCGCGACACAGTCGAGGCCCTCCCCGTCCTCGGGAGCAAGAAGTCGATCGACCTCTTCAAGAAGTACAAGGTGCTCACCCGGCCCGAACTCGAGAGCCGCGTCCACATCATCGCCGAGAAGTTCGTCAAGGAGGTCACCATCGAGGCCGAGACCATGGTGTCGATGGCCCGCACGATGATCCTGCCCGCGTCGCTCCAGCACCTGGGATCCCTCGCCGAAACGGTCGCCGCGACCGAGACCGCCGGCGTCGATTGCTCCAGCCTGCGCGAGTCCCTCGAGGAGTTCGCGGCCAACATCGACCGCCTCCGCACCGCGTCGCACGACCTCGAGCAAACCCTCGACCACAACGGCAACGGCGACGCCATGGCCCACGCCAGGCACGTCAAGGCCAAGATCCGCCCCGCCATGGCCGAACTCCGCCTCGCCGCCGACGAACTCGAGCGCCTCGTCCCCGCCAACCTCTGGCCCATGCCCACCTACCGCGACCTGCTCTTCATCAAGTAG
- a CDS encoding translation initiation factor — protein sequence MSGLFAGTPLEQPVTCERCGLALGACVCPRDRGTGRVLDPKDQAVRVRREKRSGKVVTVAAGFAVRSARTDDLPALLKHFRTTFGTGGTVSGSTIELQGDHRDRVIEHLKSLGYPAKAAGG from the coding sequence ATGTCGGGACTCTTTGCGGGAACACCGTTGGAGCAGCCGGTGACGTGTGAGCGGTGTGGGCTGGCGCTGGGGGCGTGCGTGTGCCCGCGGGACCGGGGGACGGGACGGGTGCTGGATCCGAAAGACCAGGCCGTGCGGGTTCGGCGGGAGAAGCGATCGGGGAAGGTGGTCACGGTGGCTGCGGGGTTTGCGGTGAGATCGGCGCGGACGGATGACCTGCCGGCGCTGCTGAAGCACTTCCGCACGACGTTCGGAACCGGCGGGACGGTCTCGGGCTCGACGATTGAGTTGCAGGGGGATCACCGGGACCGGGTGATCGAGCACCTGAAGTCGCTTGGGTATCCGGCGAAGGCGGCTGGGGGGTAG
- a CDS encoding thioredoxin family protein — translation MNDTPSRRRPRRFSFLIPILAIIALLMGLQWWAGRSAETPPAFRVTTTLAEAASHATESNRPVLVFATASWCGPCQVFKRGALADAGINKWITDHTEPVYLDVDKHPQDAAELGIRSIPALVVLRGDSIVASHSGVMGAPALRSWLEESAAAAPAPAIPTPAG, via the coding sequence ATGAACGACACACCATCCCGCCGCCGCCCCCGCCGATTCTCCTTCCTGATCCCCATCCTCGCGATCATCGCCCTGCTCATGGGGCTGCAGTGGTGGGCCGGCCGCAGCGCCGAAACCCCGCCCGCCTTCCGCGTCACCACCACCCTCGCCGAGGCCGCCTCGCACGCCACGGAGTCCAACCGCCCCGTCCTCGTCTTCGCCACCGCCTCCTGGTGCGGTCCCTGCCAGGTCTTCAAGCGCGGCGCCCTCGCCGACGCCGGCATCAACAAGTGGATCACCGACCACACCGAGCCCGTCTACCTCGATGTCGACAAGCACCCGCAGGACGCCGCCGAACTCGGTATCCGCTCCATCCCCGCCCTCGTCGTCCTCCGAGGCGACTCAATCGTCGCCTCCCACAGCGGCGTGATGGGCGCCCCGGCCCTTCGCTCCTGGCTCGAAGAGTCCGCCGCGGCTGCTCCCGCCCCTGCCATCCCTACGCCAGCGGGTTGA
- a CDS encoding haloacid dehalogenase-like hydrolase — protein MNRTAVAMLACLLLATTLLGLASPRAVDPLPSWNDGPAKQAIITFVTNTTSRGNPDFVPAPERIATFDQDGTLWVEHPVYTQLAYCFDRVPIVAQQRPELRDREPFKTVLSGDRKAIAALSMDALMEILAATLTGMTVDQFREDVDHWLTTARHPRWNRPYTDLAYQPMKEVLTYLRDNGYKTFIVTGGGQDFVRVFAERVYGIPPEQVVGSIAATKFGYDAAGAPILTKEPHLLLNDNDGGKPEGIHLMIGRRPHAAFGNSDGDRQMLEYTTAGPGARLGMLLLHNDADREYAYGPALGLPETHIGEFPQSLYDEAQKRGWTVIRMKEDWNRIFSF, from the coding sequence ATGAACCGCACCGCTGTCGCCATGCTCGCCTGCCTTCTCCTCGCCACCACCCTCCTCGGCCTCGCCTCGCCGCGCGCCGTCGACCCCCTTCCCTCATGGAACGACGGCCCAGCCAAGCAGGCCATCATCACCTTTGTCACGAACACCACCTCCCGCGGCAACCCGGACTTCGTCCCCGCCCCCGAGCGCATCGCCACCTTCGATCAGGACGGCACCCTCTGGGTCGAGCACCCCGTCTACACCCAACTCGCCTACTGCTTCGACCGCGTTCCCATCGTCGCACAGCAGCGCCCCGAGCTCCGCGACCGCGAACCCTTCAAGACCGTCCTCTCCGGAGACCGCAAGGCCATTGCCGCCCTCTCCATGGACGCCCTCATGGAGATCCTCGCCGCCACCCTCACCGGCATGACCGTCGACCAGTTCCGCGAGGATGTCGATCACTGGCTCACGACCGCCCGCCATCCGCGCTGGAACCGCCCCTACACCGACCTCGCCTACCAGCCGATGAAGGAAGTTCTCACCTACCTCCGCGACAACGGCTACAAGACCTTCATTGTCACCGGCGGCGGGCAGGACTTCGTCCGCGTCTTCGCCGAGCGCGTCTACGGCATCCCGCCCGAACAAGTCGTCGGCTCCATCGCCGCGACCAAGTTCGGCTATGACGCGGCGGGCGCCCCCATCCTCACCAAAGAGCCGCACCTCCTCCTCAACGACAACGACGGCGGCAAGCCAGAGGGCATCCACCTCATGATCGGCCGCCGCCCTCACGCCGCCTTCGGCAACTCCGACGGTGACCGCCAGATGCTCGAGTACACCACCGCCGGCCCCGGCGCCCGCCTCGGCATGCTCCTCCTCCACAACGACGCCGACCGCGAGTACGCCTACGGGCCCGCCCTCGGCCTTCCCGAGACCCACATCGGCGAGTTCCCCCAATCCCTCTACGACGAGGCCCAGAAGCGCGGCTGGACCGTTATCCGCATGAAAGAGGACTGGAACCGCATCTTCTCCTTCTGA
- a CDS encoding DUF21 domain-containing protein: MITDTMLGWIMVIVGLVGSALCSGTETGLYTLNRVRLSVQTAPGAPANRRARALKNELDKPERALAVLLIGNTLFGSLAATGVGILLTLAGYSEPAAVLLNILILTPTIIILAEIMPKELFRLEADRWTPALVPFLVGMRLLFTILGIIPLILLLMQASKRALRLGEQARISSGREAVANLLKEGARHGLLSESQTSLLDRALAMRTTTVGDEMVRWPRARTIEQHLDRSRLLQFLTQSTFSRFPVVDPSGRVVGVVEHLDISLYPKRPLQDLMRPVLVLPPHITVREALRLMGEHGGKLAVVGSTARPLGIVTAKDLVEPLIGELGAW; encoded by the coding sequence ATGATCACCGACACCATGCTCGGATGGATCATGGTTATCGTGGGCCTCGTCGGCTCGGCCCTGTGCAGCGGCACCGAGACCGGTCTCTACACGCTCAACCGCGTTCGTCTCAGCGTCCAGACCGCCCCCGGCGCCCCCGCCAACCGCCGCGCCCGCGCTCTCAAGAACGAACTCGACAAGCCCGAGCGGGCCCTCGCCGTCCTGCTCATCGGCAACACCCTCTTCGGCAGCCTCGCCGCGACCGGTGTCGGCATCCTCCTCACTCTCGCCGGATACAGCGAACCCGCGGCGGTCCTCCTCAACATCCTCATCCTCACACCGACGATCATCATCCTCGCCGAGATCATGCCCAAGGAGCTCTTCCGGCTCGAGGCCGACCGCTGGACCCCCGCACTCGTCCCCTTCCTCGTCGGCATGCGCCTCCTCTTCACCATCCTCGGCATCATCCCCCTCATCCTCCTCCTGATGCAGGCGTCCAAGCGAGCCCTGCGTCTCGGCGAGCAGGCCCGGATCAGCAGCGGCCGCGAGGCCGTCGCCAACCTCCTCAAGGAAGGCGCCCGCCACGGCCTTCTCTCCGAGTCCCAGACCAGCCTGCTCGATCGCGCCCTCGCGATGCGAACCACCACCGTCGGCGACGAGATGGTCCGCTGGCCGCGCGCCCGCACCATCGAGCAGCACCTCGACCGTTCGCGACTCCTCCAGTTCCTGACGCAGAGCACCTTCTCGCGCTTCCCCGTCGTGGATCCCTCCGGCCGCGTCGTCGGCGTCGTCGAGCACCTCGATATCTCGCTCTACCCCAAGCGCCCGCTGCAGGATCTCATGCGACCTGTTCTCGTCCTCCCCCCGCACATCACCGTTAGGGAGGCCCTCCGCCTCATGGGCGAGCACGGCGGCAAACTCGCCGTCGTCGGCAGCACCGCCCGCCCCCTGGGCATTGTCACCGCCAAGGATCTCGTTGAGCCCCTCATCGGCGAACTCGGCGCCTGGTAA
- a CDS encoding DUF1015 domain-containing protein: MPEVFPFRAVQYTTMTRGRSGAPADVSAVIAPPYDVLDAGSKGALLRQSAKNIVAIDLPHLPAKQRGPDAVYERAAAALRGWLGDGTLTQRSAPAMFVYRERFTFAGSLHERTGMACTLEVVPFGPRPGAGGVLPHEETFSGPKEDRMALMGATRAQLSPIFGLHQDERGEATGLLKRIMSSRGPDATARTEAGFGGEVTHEAWTVDETPMIEAYQAALRGEDVFIADGHHRYTTALNYLTGLEAEGAVGRDHPARRCMFVLVSMSDPGMVIGPTHRVLGGMKEWSFERFAAAAKGVLEIRECGGDVGKIEGEMAKRGGEAGVLGLYDFAAGRCYVCSPAAADPLAKRFPDRVPAWRNLDVAIVQYVIVEGICQPALNGGEAVKWAFPHSIEEMIEIGEGKEKGSGGGGAGDAQLAVIVRPTPLEAVREISRAGELMPQKSTFFYPKLATGLFVNPLA, encoded by the coding sequence ATGCCCGAGGTTTTTCCGTTTCGCGCGGTGCAGTACACGACGATGACCAGGGGACGATCCGGGGCGCCCGCGGATGTGAGCGCGGTGATCGCGCCGCCGTACGACGTGCTGGATGCGGGGTCGAAGGGGGCGCTGCTGCGGCAGAGTGCGAAGAACATCGTGGCGATCGACCTGCCGCACTTGCCGGCGAAGCAGCGCGGGCCGGATGCTGTGTACGAGAGGGCAGCCGCGGCGCTGCGGGGATGGCTGGGGGATGGGACGCTGACGCAGCGGTCGGCGCCGGCGATGTTTGTGTACCGGGAGCGGTTCACATTCGCGGGGTCGCTGCACGAACGGACGGGGATGGCGTGCACGCTGGAGGTGGTGCCGTTCGGGCCGAGGCCTGGCGCGGGCGGGGTGCTGCCGCACGAGGAGACGTTCTCGGGTCCGAAGGAGGACCGGATGGCGCTGATGGGGGCGACGCGGGCGCAGCTGTCGCCGATCTTCGGGCTGCACCAGGATGAGCGAGGGGAGGCGACGGGGCTGCTGAAGCGGATCATGTCGTCGCGCGGGCCTGATGCGACGGCGCGGACGGAGGCTGGGTTTGGCGGGGAGGTGACTCACGAGGCGTGGACGGTGGACGAGACGCCGATGATCGAGGCGTACCAGGCGGCGCTGCGGGGAGAGGATGTGTTCATTGCGGATGGGCACCACCGGTACACGACGGCGCTGAACTATCTCACGGGGCTCGAGGCGGAGGGGGCGGTGGGGCGCGATCATCCGGCGCGGCGGTGCATGTTTGTGCTGGTCTCGATGAGCGACCCGGGGATGGTGATCGGGCCGACGCACCGGGTGCTGGGAGGGATGAAGGAGTGGTCGTTCGAGCGGTTCGCCGCGGCGGCGAAGGGGGTGCTGGAGATCCGCGAGTGCGGGGGCGATGTGGGGAAGATCGAGGGGGAGATGGCGAAGCGAGGGGGCGAGGCGGGGGTGCTGGGGCTGTACGACTTCGCGGCGGGGCGGTGCTACGTGTGCAGCCCGGCGGCGGCGGACCCGCTGGCGAAGAGGTTTCCGGATCGCGTGCCGGCGTGGCGGAACCTTGATGTGGCGATCGTGCAGTACGTGATCGTGGAGGGGATCTGCCAGCCGGCGCTCAACGGCGGCGAGGCGGTGAAGTGGGCGTTCCCGCATTCGATCGAGGAGATGATCGAGATCGGGGAGGGGAAGGAGAAGGGGAGCGGCGGCGGAGGCGCGGGGGATGCGCAGTTGGCAGTGATTGTGAGGCCGACGCCGCTGGAGGCGGTGCGGGAGATCAGCCGCGCGGGGGAACTGATGCCGCAGAAGAGCACGTTTTTCTATCCGAAGCTGGCGACGGGGCTGTTTGTCAACCCGCTGGCGTAG